The Drosophila sulfurigaster albostrigata strain 15112-1811.04 chromosome 3, ASM2355843v2, whole genome shotgun sequence genomic sequence ATTGTCTGCacttcataaatatatttataactctTACAtcaattctttttaattaatttactttatcaTGTCAATTTATCTGCTGAATTCGGTAGAAACAAATCATCGTATGAAACTTTATCGAACACGTCCTTAATCAGTCCCAAAAAGACGCCAGAAAACGCATTCAAAATTGTCGTTTCCCATTCATTCCAAATCTCAAGCCAGTTATCATTAAAAATACGATTAATGATGATTGTCATATCGGAGTTTTCCGTGAACAGATCCTCCATCCAGACAACCCAGCTATAATGAAGCGAATTTTTACATTATGTAATATAAACTATCCTgcagtttaaataatttactcaCCGACTTATTTTGACAATTGGAGTTAGTTCATATATCCTTAAATATCGTTTATTACTTCGAAATTCGATGATGCCCTTCAGTTTAAGAGTGAATTTTAGATTTCGAAATTCCGATAAACTTAAACCCGATAGATTAGCTTTAACCAAATATACTTGTCCTATGGCTTTGAAAAAACCCTTGTGAATTAACACGGGTATATGGCCAGAGATATTAAGATGTGTGGCTGTGGGATCTTTGTTGAAGCCCTGAACACTTGTGATGGTTGTATTCTCAAAAccataattaatttgattcgTCAAGTTAATGTTAATCCAAGTGGATGTAATTGCATGTCCTACAAGATTGAGGTCTGCAATATCGACAACATCGATTGGCTTCACACCAATTTCAGGTATTCCTTTTCGATAATGTTTTATGACGACATTCATTGAGTCGACTAAACATTTTTCATCGCCAAAGTGACATTTCTGTACATCCTCCGCTGTAAacattgaatgaatgaaaattttatatttaaaatgttatttttttgacTTACGAAATGCTTTGCAGAGAGTCGCTAATAGaagaaaatgcaaagaatatttaataaatgacaTCTTTTGTCTAACTATTATAGTTATGTGGTGTGTTTAGAGCTTAGTTGCTTGGCTTAGACTGAATTGACCACATGGCGTAGACAACTAAAATCATCGTAAAGTGAGAACCAGTCAAACAGCTTCAATGCTCTCAGTACAGTAAATACTCAGCTATTCGAATTgtgtttattatataataaagtaaaagtaaGCATGtaactaattataaatttaaactaGAATTAGAATTTAGTCTGacatagtttttaatatttaaattttacttttcaatGCAGAAAGGAAGAATGAGAGAGAAACTCAGCTGGATTAAAAGAGAGCGTTGCATTTAGCAAGTTTTATTGCTTTGATTATgtgcatttattaaaagttgtaTAAGGCttagctataattaaaatgaattacatAAATGTCATGAAACTTTACTATAACGAATTCTTAACACttgttcaatttcaattttctaattctactaaaaatattcattgatGCCGATTACTTATTCTACTCGAAAGTCGAATGTTCTATATTCATATGAACTTCTTGCTTTGAATGCTGGCAACACCTGAGCATAAAAAGTTAGCGTTGCCCATTCGCATTTCGGTTCCCATTCcagtttccgtttccgctcgCTTATGCAGATTGACTGCTTCACATTAATCAACGCATAAATTTAacgcattattatttatgtgccTGCTCTCAACGTCTGTTTcgacgctgttgctgttgttgttgttattgttgttgttgttgcggatttcatttcaaaaatagaaattgttttACAAATGTCACGCCCCAAAAACCAAACTCCTCCATTACATGGCGGGGGTGGTAAGAAAATAAATGGCGCTAAAATGATTCAATTACGCgaagccaaaaaaaataaataaatacagaagAAAAGTGGAAACAGGTGGCAAGTTAGGCGACAAATTCTTGGAATGAAAAGGCGTGGCATGAGCACAATTTTTAGACGTGTTTATtggcgacagcagcagcagctacagctgcGTTCCTTTGCGTTGTGCTCTCTGAAAATGTAATAAGCGaaaataagattttaattGCCACTTTATGGGTTTGCGTTAAATGCCATTTTAATGCCACCCAAAGAGGTGCTAAAGAGCTCAGGCAAACACCTGAGGGTGAATGCTCGAGACGTAGTCGGGAGTCATATAAAGATGCTCATTCTATGTCCAGCTAATTGCTGTATGCTCATCCAATTCAATTCTATTTGTGCGCATCAATGATAGCTTTTGGTTTGAGTATTGCAGAGCAAGGGTAGAAGACATCTTCACTTTTAGCTTGCGATGTTTGCTATTGCGCATTTGCTTGGATTTCGCTTTGGTGCCACAGCGAGGCTAATGCGCAATTTCCACTCCTAACATCCTTGTGCTTCACGCTCCACTGCACAGACCAAAAGATACATAGTgaaagagtgagtgagagagagagctatcATATCTTTTAAGTGGGTTCGCTACGGTCTCTGCGTCCATTTAGGGTTAGCCCTTtatttttgtggattttttgGTACCCGGGGTTTTGCACTTTATTTAATGTTGGTTTTATTGTCAACGCAAGTAAATCAAActtgtcatttatttatgatttcattAGTTAAATTGCTATTGTATGGCAATAAAAGTTcaacttaaaattatttatcaGCTTTTTAGGCAGCATGCCTTGccattgttttcgtttttaattcTCTCAAAATTTGTTCCCCTGAAGTTTTCTGTTCTCGTTCTTATAAGTGAGTTTTCCATTCTTTGTCTTTCCTTATCTACTTATCATGTATCTTAAAGCTTAGATCTTTACGTTTATAAGCTCAAAACATGCACTCTTCTTGGGAGAATTtcttcaatattaaaaattgcacTGTTTATTTCTAATTGATGTGATTATTTCATCGAGCACAACATGTGGATGAAGTGCTGTCGCTTTGGTTGCGGTATTCCAGTGCCAAACAATTGTGGAGGATCGCGGTGCTGCAACTCATCATGTGGTTCATGTTCACCTGGCTGCTCGATTTCCTGTATTACTTGCTGTGGGTGCTGCCCAGAGACTTGCTGCGGTCCACAATGTGAATCTTGCTTTGATCCCGCTTGGTTCAGTTGGCTGGCACCACGATTATGTGGCTCCTGTTGCTCCAGACG encodes the following:
- the LOC133844641 gene encoding protein takeout-like; the encoded protein is MSFIKYSLHFLLLATLCKAFPEDVQKCHFGDEKCLVDSMNVVIKHYRKGIPEIGVKPIDVVDIADLNLVGHAITSTWININLTNQINYGFENTTITSVQGFNKDPTATHLNISGHIPVLIHKGFFKAIGQVYLVKANLSGLSLSEFRNLKFTLKLKGIIEFRSNKRYLRIYELTPIVKISRWVVWMEDLFTENSDMTIIINRIFNDNWLEIWNEWETTILNAFSGVFLGLIKDVFDKVSYDDLFLPNSADKLT